Proteins from a genomic interval of bacterium:
- a CDS encoding tyrosine-type recombinase/integrase, whose product MLNQESVKLNNLLNIEQVADLLGIKKSTVYSYTHYKTIPFVKIGRLVKFEVSKILEWKDKMPSCDGKPLSDCGIRKLRKENQGLNSQQVTTSKPCKPPSDTNIREVLMKGVYKIVNKSGVRYGIDYVDSASGKRVKRIVSLSKEKAEQMYRKIQVEMDEGKWPGTKRKAPLFEDFVDTYLESCKNQDSRTHYVGKLQCLKKDAAKAFNGIRLDQISIAMIERFKNQRASAVSNSTCNRGLSYLRHFFNKAIDYEYIKTNPCSKVKLFKEPPGRTRYLTREEIVLLLDNCAEEIKPIIIVALNSGMRKGEIFNLKWQDVDLQNRFISIQQSKSNTKRMIPINDAVYKVFDGLQKTNDKVFKVQNFRILFERAVNKAGIKDFTFHGCRHSFASHMAMSGANLTTIKELLGHASIKMTLRYAHLCNGYLGDAVKKLQITP is encoded by the coding sequence GTGTTAAATCAGGAATCTGTAAAGCTCAACAATTTGCTAAACATAGAACAAGTAGCAGATCTATTGGGTATAAAAAAATCTACGGTTTATTCATATACACACTACAAGACCATTCCTTTTGTCAAGATTGGTCGTCTCGTAAAATTTGAAGTTTCCAAGATATTGGAGTGGAAAGATAAGATGCCTTCATGTGACGGCAAACCCCTTTCTGATTGTGGTATAAGAAAATTGAGGAAGGAAAATCAAGGTTTAAATTCACAACAAGTTACTACCTCGAAACCTTGCAAACCACCCTCAGATACCAATATCAGGGAGGTTTTAATGAAAGGTGTTTATAAAATAGTAAATAAATCCGGCGTCAGATATGGCATAGATTATGTTGACTCGGCATCAGGCAAGAGAGTGAAACGGATAGTATCTTTATCCAAAGAAAAAGCAGAGCAAATGTATAGGAAAATACAAGTAGAAATGGATGAGGGGAAATGGCCAGGGACTAAACGTAAAGCGCCACTATTTGAGGATTTTGTGGATACTTATCTTGAATCATGTAAGAATCAAGATAGTAGGACGCATTATGTTGGCAAACTACAATGTCTCAAAAAAGATGCAGCGAAGGCATTTAATGGGATACGGCTAGATCAGATTTCTATTGCCATGATAGAAAGATTTAAAAATCAAAGAGCAAGCGCTGTCAGTAATTCCACGTGCAACAGGGGATTATCTTACCTTCGGCATTTTTTTAATAAAGCAATTGACTATGAGTATATAAAAACTAACCCGTGTTCTAAGGTTAAATTATTTAAAGAACCACCGGGACGCACTAGATACCTTACACGCGAAGAAATAGTTCTATTGCTTGATAACTGTGCCGAAGAAATAAAACCGATAATAATCGTTGCCTTGAACTCCGGCATGAGAAAAGGTGAAATATTTAACTTGAAATGGCAGGACGTAGATTTACAAAATAGATTCATAAGCATTCAGCAGAGCAAATCCAATACGAAACGGATGATTCCTATTAATGATGCTGTATACAAAGTCTTTGATGGCTTGCAGAAAACTAATGATAAAGTATTTAAGGTGCAGAATTTCCGGATATTATTCGAGAGAGCAGTTAATAAAGCCGGGATAAAAGACTTTACTTTTCATGGATGTAGGCATTCGTTCGCAAGTCATATGGCAATGTCAGGAGCGAACTTAACGACTATCAAGGAATTGCTGGGACATGCCTCGATTAAAATGACACTCAGATATGC